The following proteins come from a genomic window of Corallococcus sp. NCRR:
- a CDS encoding S8 family serine peptidase translates to MKRWLWLGLGLSGLVASGCGSDPEPIDVLPQACPGTAEVSLPKPGVSPLSTDEAPDGVIITYKPKVSASALAASADIAAAVEREGGTVRRRIPNMNVVSARLSPEAISALKLRPDVVSVTPNRRVRALGLPTPPPLASWQGAYSTQGSVGEYTEGLKMVQAPQVWDANNDGVLDPGAPTGEGVKVCVIDSGWDSKHPELKAAFLAGKDFVDHDDDPSDQSVSQGVVTVGGGHGTHVSATILAQFGAGSGARVAPGEEPNGVVGVAPGASLLVARVLDTDGGGRTDDVIAAVDWCHSQGARVASLSLGAPDSSPTEQTMFEKVWDGGNGMLSVAASGNDGKRGIAYPAGYLPSVMAVGAVDLQGEYAPFSQFGQELSVVGPGVNVLSATVLGAASLSSVTAASSPIASSPLTYTAQGTYTGRLVNCGLGADRASCGESATCEGFVAYVDRGDLFFEEKARNVIQAGARAVIIGNNVEDDGEGTFTLGSANSHWVPTVSISMAAGASLKKMVGQDVTVSISGLDYQRESGTSMATPHVSGVAALVFSARPDLSAAHVRAVLERTAKDDKTTPGKDEKYGYGLVQAAKAVELAKTLPQGGGPLPLP, encoded by the coding sequence ATGAAGCGTTGGCTTTGGCTTGGGCTCGGGTTGTCCGGACTGGTGGCGAGCGGCTGTGGCAGTGACCCCGAACCCATCGACGTCCTGCCCCAGGCGTGTCCTGGCACCGCGGAGGTGTCGTTGCCCAAGCCGGGGGTTTCCCCGCTGAGCACGGACGAGGCGCCGGATGGCGTCATCATCACCTACAAGCCGAAGGTGTCCGCGAGCGCGCTGGCCGCGTCGGCGGACATCGCGGCGGCGGTGGAGCGCGAGGGCGGCACGGTGAGGCGCCGCATCCCGAACATGAACGTGGTGTCCGCCCGGCTGTCGCCGGAGGCCATCTCCGCGCTGAAGCTCCGCCCGGACGTAGTCTCCGTGACGCCCAACCGCCGCGTGCGCGCGCTGGGCCTGCCCACGCCTCCGCCGCTGGCGTCGTGGCAGGGCGCGTACAGCACGCAGGGGTCGGTGGGCGAGTACACGGAAGGGCTGAAGATGGTCCAGGCCCCGCAGGTGTGGGACGCGAACAACGACGGCGTCCTCGACCCCGGCGCGCCCACGGGCGAGGGCGTGAAGGTGTGCGTCATCGACAGCGGCTGGGACAGCAAGCACCCGGAGCTGAAGGCGGCGTTCCTCGCGGGCAAGGACTTCGTCGACCACGACGATGACCCGTCCGACCAGAGCGTGTCCCAGGGCGTGGTGACGGTGGGCGGCGGCCACGGCACGCACGTGTCCGCGACCATCCTGGCGCAGTTCGGCGCGGGCTCCGGCGCGCGCGTGGCGCCCGGGGAGGAGCCGAACGGCGTGGTGGGCGTGGCGCCGGGCGCGTCGCTGCTCGTCGCGCGCGTGCTGGACACGGACGGCGGCGGCCGCACGGACGACGTCATCGCGGCGGTGGACTGGTGCCACTCGCAGGGGGCGCGCGTTGCCTCGCTGTCGCTGGGCGCGCCGGACTCGTCCCCGACCGAGCAGACCATGTTCGAGAAGGTCTGGGATGGCGGCAACGGCATGCTGTCCGTCGCGGCCAGCGGCAATGACGGCAAGCGCGGCATCGCGTATCCGGCCGGGTACCTGCCGTCGGTGATGGCGGTGGGCGCGGTGGACCTGCAGGGCGAGTACGCGCCCTTCTCGCAGTTCGGCCAGGAGCTGTCCGTGGTGGGGCCGGGCGTGAACGTGCTGAGCGCCACGGTGCTGGGGGCGGCGTCGCTGTCCTCGGTGACCGCGGCGTCGTCGCCCATCGCCTCGTCGCCGCTCACGTACACCGCGCAGGGCACGTACACGGGCCGGCTGGTGAACTGCGGCCTGGGCGCGGACCGCGCGTCGTGCGGCGAGTCCGCCACCTGCGAGGGCTTCGTCGCCTACGTGGACCGCGGCGACCTGTTCTTCGAGGAGAAGGCGCGCAACGTCATCCAAGCCGGCGCCCGCGCGGTCATCATCGGCAACAACGTGGAGGACGACGGGGAGGGGACCTTCACGCTGGGCTCCGCGAACTCGCACTGGGTGCCCACGGTGTCGATCTCCATGGCGGCCGGCGCGTCCCTCAAGAAGATGGTGGGCCAGGACGTCACGGTGTCCATCTCCGGCCTGGACTACCAGCGCGAGTCGGGCACCTCCATGGCCACCCCGCATGTGTCGGGCGTCGCCGCGCTGGTGTTCAGCGCCCGGCCGGACCTGAGCGCCGCGCACGTGCGCGCGGTGCTGGAGAGGACGGCGAAGGACGACAAGACGACGCCGGGCAAGGACGAGAAGTACGGCTACGGCCTAGTGCAGGCGGCCAAGGCCGTGGAGCTGGCGAAGACGCTGCCCCAGGGCGGCGGTCCGCTCCCGCTGCCGTAA
- a CDS encoding CDP-alcohol phosphatidyltransferase family protein — MHRRASLVLLNTLSLSRLPLAAVFIAVSDLRIRAFLVVLAAATDFLDGWIARHRGLATRLGALIDPVADRAFMVTAFIVCLLDGLIDPVELTLLLLRDIGTAIGFIVARVRPDMRDVELKARMLGKVVTTLQLAVLLSVLLYPPLVRPLVALVALLSLASVVDYSRAVWRQRQRRELPPSRPSSHLPHGPTGTPMGSVRE, encoded by the coding sequence ATGCACCGTCGGGCAAGCCTCGTGCTGCTCAATACGCTGTCCCTGTCGCGACTGCCGCTCGCCGCGGTGTTCATCGCGGTATCGGACCTGCGCATCCGGGCCTTCCTGGTGGTGCTGGCCGCGGCGACGGACTTCCTGGACGGATGGATTGCCCGGCACCGGGGACTGGCCACGCGCCTGGGAGCGCTCATCGACCCGGTGGCGGACCGCGCTTTCATGGTGACGGCCTTCATCGTGTGCCTGCTGGACGGGCTCATCGACCCCGTGGAGCTGACGCTGCTGCTCCTGCGGGACATCGGCACGGCCATCGGCTTCATCGTCGCCAGGGTGCGGCCGGACATGCGGGACGTCGAGCTCAAGGCGCGGATGCTGGGCAAGGTCGTCACGACGCTGCAGCTCGCGGTGTTGCTGAGCGTCCTGCTCTACCCGCCGCTGGTGCGGCCGCTCGTCGCGCTCGTCGCGCTGCTGTCACTGGCGTCGGTCGTGGATTACTCGCGGGCGGTGTGGCGTCAGCGTCAGCGCCGGGAGCTGCCGCCGTCCCGGCCGTCCTCGCACCTTCCCCATGGGCCCACGGGGACGCCCATGGGGTCCGTGCGCGAGTGA
- a CDS encoding DUF4846 domain-containing protein, which yields MAPCRPLLALATLLTVALPLASCEAAGRAKVAPRAPTAEERTRYPWLPASARVRSLEETFAPPEGYTRVPLEAGSFGAWLRGLPLRPEGTPVLDFRGNTVLAASDARLAAVGELDVGTANLQQCADSILRLHAEWRWASGQPERIAYRFTSGHVASWPRYAAGERARVSGSKVTWVPGSAAADSSRAAFRSYLNLLFTYAGTLSLQAEGARPTREQLRPGDFFVLGGSPGHTVLVLDVATNAKGERLALVGQGFTPAQDFHVLAGRDGPWFPLDGESLTTPFWAPFPMTSLRRLPSP from the coding sequence ATGGCACCCTGCCGCCCCCTGCTGGCCCTGGCCACCCTGCTCACCGTGGCGCTGCCGCTGGCGAGCTGTGAAGCGGCCGGGCGGGCGAAGGTCGCGCCCAGGGCTCCCACGGCCGAGGAGCGGACGCGCTACCCCTGGCTGCCGGCCTCCGCGCGGGTGCGCTCGCTGGAGGAGACCTTCGCGCCTCCCGAGGGCTATACGCGCGTGCCCCTGGAGGCGGGCTCCTTTGGCGCCTGGCTGCGCGGCTTGCCCCTGCGCCCGGAGGGAACGCCGGTGCTCGACTTCCGGGGCAATACCGTGCTGGCGGCCTCCGACGCCCGGCTGGCGGCGGTGGGAGAGCTGGACGTGGGCACCGCGAACCTCCAGCAGTGCGCGGACTCCATCCTGCGGCTTCATGCGGAGTGGCGCTGGGCGTCCGGCCAGCCGGAGCGCATCGCGTACCGCTTCACCAGCGGCCACGTGGCGTCCTGGCCCCGGTACGCGGCGGGCGAGCGGGCGCGGGTCTCCGGCTCGAAGGTGACGTGGGTGCCGGGGAGCGCGGCGGCGGACAGCTCGCGGGCCGCCTTCCGGAGCTACCTGAACCTGCTCTTCACCTACGCGGGCACCCTGTCGCTCCAGGCGGAGGGCGCCCGCCCCACGCGGGAGCAGTTGCGCCCCGGGGACTTCTTCGTCCTGGGCGGCAGCCCCGGCCACACGGTGCTCGTGCTGGACGTGGCCACCAACGCGAAGGGGGAGCGGCTGGCGCTCGTGGGGCAGGGCTTCACCCCCGCGCAGGACTTCCACGTCCTGGCGGGGAGGGACGGGCCCTGGTTCCCGCTGGACGGGGAGAGCCTGACAACGCCCTTCTGGGCGCCCTTCCCCATGACGTCCCTGCGCCGGCTGCCCTCGCCCTGA
- a CDS encoding PAS domain-containing protein yields MSSAAVSAPVPSPRASILLVDDTPGHLLALEGILLPLGQRLVRATSGREALRRVLDEDFAAVLMDMNLGDMTGVEVLGLLRERERSRRLPVLLMTAGDGDEREWLAAYAHGAVDYLRKPLRPEILLAKVSMFVELHLAREAVQRREESLRERERHALEAVHRERLHAFFMQAPVGISITRGPDFVFELANPYYELLVGRRVTPGQSLLEAFPEMAEQPEVMEVLRGVVRTKQPFVRPEFEVKLVRDGQPDSVFFNVIYHPMLEVDGTASGIITLATDVTEFVRARRHTEALTQDLRRQQAALTDSEQRLRLALTATALGTFDMDVVTGELKWDARCKALFGLPTDSESSYELFLAGLHPEDREAVQRAIALSWDPSGKGDYDVAYRTVGLKDGVERWVRATGRTHFQDGKPVRFVGTVQDITARKRADAERARLMAGELRRTEQLRGLSRASLALNAAGSVQAILELVTLKARKLIGANQSFVQVMDGRDAAPLAALSALGHEPMAPGAVQPAVDERGLFARVCEENRPLRLTREALLQHAAYAEAPPAPPPALPLKGFLAVPLVGHDGRNLGLVQVSDKLEGDFDAEDETIAVQLAQMASVALENARLYETAQAERRNLFAVLKQLPAAITVLRGPDLVFEMANDLRMKLTGSRPLLGLPVRQALPELKDQGQVAQLEHVYRTGETYRGHEVPMRLGRDVGQEAPEGYFNLTFQPLLNAEGKVDGIVSVSWEVTEQVLARRRIEALAAELKEREQQFRTLADSIPQLSWMAEPDGRLFWFNQRWYDYTGTSPSQVGEKDWNELVDPEDVGRVLEHFGAALREGTLWEDQFRLRRADGSYRWFLSRAMPVRDGEGRIVRWFGTNTDIDDERRTLESLKRAEEEIRHLNTGLEKRVRERTAQLQEANKELESFSYSVSHDLRAPLRHITGFAQLLERRAGTKLDDVSRGYLSTIAGAAKQGGTLVDDLLAFSRMGRAELRQSRVGLGQLVEEARRDLMPEANGRQVEWRVGSLPTVEGDPALLRQVIHNLLANALKYTRPKPEALIEVGARETDTEVAVWVRDNGVGFEMQYVDKLFGVFQRLHTAEEFEGTGIGLANVRRIVSRHGGRTWAEGAVGQGATFTFTLPRASPLEKKVETHA; encoded by the coding sequence ATGTCCTCCGCCGCCGTGTCCGCGCCCGTGCCTTCGCCCCGGGCCAGCATCCTCCTCGTCGACGACACGCCCGGGCACCTCCTGGCGCTGGAGGGCATCCTCCTGCCCCTGGGGCAGCGGCTGGTGCGCGCCACCTCCGGACGCGAGGCGCTGCGGCGCGTGCTGGACGAGGACTTCGCCGCCGTCCTGATGGACATGAACCTGGGGGACATGACGGGCGTGGAGGTGCTGGGCCTCTTGCGCGAGCGTGAGCGCAGCCGGCGCCTGCCCGTGCTGCTGATGACGGCGGGCGACGGCGACGAGAGGGAGTGGCTGGCGGCGTACGCGCACGGCGCGGTGGACTACCTGCGCAAGCCGCTGCGGCCTGAAATCCTCCTGGCGAAGGTGTCCATGTTCGTGGAGCTGCACCTGGCGCGCGAGGCGGTGCAGCGGCGCGAGGAGTCGCTGCGCGAGCGCGAGCGCCACGCCCTGGAGGCCGTCCACCGCGAGCGGCTGCACGCGTTCTTCATGCAGGCCCCGGTGGGCATCTCCATCACGCGCGGGCCGGACTTCGTCTTCGAGCTGGCGAACCCCTACTACGAGCTGCTGGTGGGACGGCGGGTGACGCCGGGCCAGTCGCTGCTGGAGGCGTTCCCGGAGATGGCCGAGCAGCCGGAGGTGATGGAGGTGCTGCGCGGGGTGGTGCGCACGAAGCAGCCCTTCGTGCGGCCGGAGTTCGAGGTGAAGCTGGTGCGCGACGGCCAGCCGGACTCCGTCTTCTTCAACGTCATCTACCACCCGATGCTGGAGGTGGACGGCACCGCGTCCGGCATCATCACCCTGGCCACCGACGTGACGGAGTTCGTGCGCGCGCGCCGGCACACGGAGGCGCTCACGCAGGATTTGCGCAGGCAGCAGGCCGCGCTGACGGACAGCGAGCAGCGCCTGCGCCTGGCGCTGACGGCCACGGCGCTGGGCACCTTCGACATGGACGTGGTGACGGGCGAGCTCAAGTGGGACGCGCGCTGCAAGGCGCTCTTCGGCCTGCCGACCGACTCGGAGTCGTCCTACGAGCTGTTCCTCGCGGGCCTGCACCCGGAGGACCGCGAGGCCGTGCAGCGCGCCATCGCGCTCAGCTGGGACCCCAGCGGCAAGGGCGACTACGACGTGGCCTACCGCACCGTGGGGTTGAAGGACGGCGTGGAGCGCTGGGTGCGCGCCACGGGCCGTACGCACTTCCAGGACGGCAAGCCGGTGCGCTTCGTGGGCACCGTGCAGGACATCACCGCGCGCAAGCGCGCCGACGCGGAGCGGGCCCGGCTGATGGCGGGCGAGTTGCGCCGCACGGAGCAGCTTCGCGGCCTGTCGCGCGCGAGCCTGGCGCTCAACGCGGCGGGCAGCGTCCAGGCCATCCTGGAGCTCGTGACGCTCAAGGCGCGCAAGCTGATTGGCGCGAACCAGTCCTTCGTGCAGGTGATGGACGGCCGGGATGCCGCGCCGCTCGCCGCGCTGTCCGCGTTGGGGCATGAGCCGATGGCGCCCGGCGCCGTCCAGCCCGCCGTGGACGAGCGCGGCCTCTTCGCCCGGGTGTGCGAGGAGAACCGGCCGCTGCGCCTGACGCGCGAGGCGCTGCTCCAGCACGCGGCCTACGCCGAGGCGCCCCCCGCGCCGCCCCCCGCGCTGCCCCTGAAGGGCTTCCTGGCGGTGCCGCTGGTGGGCCACGACGGCCGCAACCTGGGCCTGGTGCAGGTGTCCGACAAGCTGGAGGGCGACTTCGACGCGGAGGACGAGACCATCGCCGTGCAGCTGGCGCAGATGGCCAGCGTGGCGCTGGAGAACGCGCGCCTGTACGAGACGGCGCAGGCGGAGCGGCGCAACCTGTTCGCGGTGCTCAAGCAGCTGCCCGCCGCCATCACCGTGCTGCGCGGGCCGGACCTGGTCTTCGAAATGGCCAACGACCTGCGCATGAAGCTCACCGGCTCCCGGCCGCTGCTGGGCCTGCCCGTGCGACAGGCGCTGCCGGAGCTCAAGGACCAGGGGCAGGTGGCCCAACTGGAGCACGTCTACCGCACCGGCGAGACCTACCGCGGCCACGAGGTGCCCATGCGCCTGGGGCGCGACGTGGGGCAGGAGGCGCCGGAGGGCTACTTCAACCTCACCTTCCAGCCGCTGCTCAACGCCGAGGGCAAGGTGGACGGCATCGTGTCCGTGTCCTGGGAGGTGACGGAGCAGGTGCTGGCGCGCCGGCGCATCGAGGCGCTGGCCGCGGAGCTCAAGGAGCGCGAGCAGCAGTTCCGCACGCTGGCGGACTCCATCCCCCAGCTGTCGTGGATGGCGGAGCCGGACGGGCGCCTCTTCTGGTTCAACCAGCGCTGGTACGACTACACCGGGACGTCGCCCTCGCAGGTGGGGGAGAAGGACTGGAACGAGCTGGTGGACCCGGAGGACGTCGGGCGCGTGCTGGAGCACTTCGGCGCGGCCCTGCGCGAGGGGACGCTGTGGGAGGACCAGTTCCGCCTGCGCCGCGCGGACGGCAGCTACCGCTGGTTCCTGTCGCGTGCCATGCCCGTGCGGGACGGCGAGGGGCGGATCGTCCGCTGGTTCGGCACCAACACGGACATCGACGATGAGCGCCGCACGCTGGAGAGCCTGAAGCGGGCGGAGGAGGAGATCCGCCACCTGAACACGGGCCTGGAGAAGCGCGTGCGCGAGCGCACCGCCCAGCTCCAGGAGGCGAACAAGGAGCTGGAGTCCTTCAGCTACTCCGTGTCGCACGACCTGCGCGCGCCCTTGCGCCACATCACCGGCTTCGCGCAGTTGCTGGAGCGGCGGGCGGGAACGAAGCTGGACGACGTGTCGCGCGGCTACCTCTCCACCATCGCGGGCGCGGCGAAGCAGGGCGGCACGCTGGTGGATGACCTGCTCGCCTTCAGCCGCATGGGCCGGGCGGAGCTGCGCCAGTCGCGGGTGGGCCTGGGCCAACTGGTGGAAGAGGCCCGGCGCGACCTGATGCCGGAAGCCAACGGGCGGCAGGTGGAGTGGCGGGTGGGGAGCCTGCCCACGGTGGAGGGTGACCCGGCGCTCCTGCGGCAGGTCATCCACAACTTGCTGGCGAACGCGCTGAAGTATACCCGTCCCAAGCCGGAGGCCCTCATCGAGGTGGGGGCCCGGGAGACGGACACCGAGGTCGCGGTGTGGGTGCGCGACAACGGCGTGGGCTTCGAGATGCAGTACGTGGACAAGTTGTTTGGCGTCTTCCAGCGCCTGCACACGGCCGAGGAGTTCGAGGGCACCGGTATCGGGCTCGCGAACGTGCGGCGCATCGTGTCGCGCCATGGCGGACGGACCTGGGCGGAGGGCGCCGTGGGGCAGGGCGCGACCTTCACCTTCACCCTGCCCCGCGCTTCTCCGCTGGAGAAGAAAGTCGAGACGCACGCGTGA
- a CDS encoding response regulator gives MIDLKRILLVEDSANDVALTLAALEEVHLANEVVVVRDGQQALDYLFRKGEYAGRQDGHPAVVLLDLKLPKVDGLEVLEKVKGAPELKAVPVVMLTSSREERDLARSYGLGVNAYVVKPVAFPDFVSALRELGLFWAVVNQPPPGSPGTSGAPK, from the coding sequence GTGATCGATCTGAAGCGGATCCTCCTGGTGGAAGACAGCGCCAACGACGTGGCGCTGACGCTGGCGGCGCTGGAAGAGGTGCACCTGGCCAATGAAGTCGTGGTGGTGCGCGACGGGCAGCAGGCGCTGGACTACCTCTTCCGCAAGGGCGAGTACGCGGGCCGGCAGGACGGCCACCCGGCGGTGGTGCTCCTGGACCTGAAGCTGCCGAAGGTGGACGGGCTGGAGGTGCTGGAGAAGGTGAAGGGCGCTCCGGAGCTGAAGGCGGTGCCGGTGGTGATGCTCACCTCGTCGCGCGAGGAGCGGGACCTGGCGCGCAGCTACGGCCTGGGCGTGAACGCCTACGTGGTGAAGCCGGTGGCCTTCCCGGACTTCGTGTCCGCGCTGCGGGAGCTGGGGTTGTTCTGGGCCGTGGTGAACCAGCCGCCGCCGGGCTCGCCCGGTACGTCCGGAGCTCCGAAGTGA